A stretch of Treponema primitia ZAS-1 DNA encodes these proteins:
- a CDS encoding transporter substrate-binding domain-containing protein, translating into MKKLLGILLILKAASAVFAAGSGEIPVSDHDIPAVHKIHGKGIVSIGVAEANEPFSFIDAKGKYQGYDIYFARRVAKELFGSERAVYFVPVTGTNWVELLETNKLDMVIAGFAVTEENRELVDFALPYRKTTPGGEFVVAPAVRKGNDGLVYWLNDVIRSRVGDNFFHKDYNATLRPVYGDGVDPEILVIEQGAAL; encoded by the coding sequence ATGAAAAAACTGTTAGGTATCCTGCTTATCCTTAAGGCGGCGTCGGCTGTTTTTGCCGCAGGGTCAGGCGAGATACCCGTATCGGACCATGATATTCCGGCGGTGCATAAAATCCATGGCAAGGGTATCGTCAGCATAGGAGTTGCCGAGGCTAACGAGCCATTTAGCTTTATCGATGCAAAGGGGAAGTATCAGGGTTACGATATCTACTTTGCCCGCCGGGTGGCAAAGGAACTTTTTGGCAGCGAGCGGGCGGTATACTTTGTGCCGGTAACCGGAACAAACTGGGTGGAACTCCTGGAAACGAACAAACTGGATATGGTTATTGCCGGGTTTGCCGTAACGGAAGAAAACCGGGAACTGGTCGATTTTGCCCTGCCGTACCGCAAAACAACGCCCGGCGGGGAATTTGTTGTAGCTCCGGCGGTGAGAAAGGGGAACGACGGGCTTGTGTATTGGCTTAATGATGTGATCCGCAGCCGTGTGGGGGACAATTTTTTTCATAAAGATTACAACGCAACCCTTCGCCCTGTTTACGGCGATGGGGTTGATCCTGAAATACTGGTCATTGAGCAGGGCGCAGCTTTATGA
- a CDS encoding PLP-dependent transferase, producing MPGYPPTPIISWPKNIFPRGAPGIFSFGFNGTLEQSEAFLDAIELWSYHVNVGDSRSLIVNSPKTTHSELNPAELKAADIEPNLIRISLGLEDAEDLIADLDQAFKKVFGG from the coding sequence ATGCCGGGATACCCTCCAACCCCTATTATAAGCTGGCCCAAAAATATCTTCCCAAGGGGGGCGCCGGGAATTTTTTCCTTCGGTTTTAACGGAACCCTGGAGCAGAGCGAAGCCTTCCTTGACGCTATAGAGCTGTGGAGCTATCATGTCAATGTTGGGGACTCGCGCTCATTGATCGTGAATTCACCGAAGACCACCCATAGCGAGCTGAACCCTGCGGAACTCAAGGCGGCTGATATTGAGCCTAATTTGATCCGTATTTCCCTTGGCCTGGAAGACGCCGAAGACCTCATAGCGGATTTGGATCAGGCCTTCAAAAAAGTCTTTGGAGGATAA
- a CDS encoding DUF2325 domain-containing protein — protein MHLLVKYTLIIHSKHMVLVIYNINDRELDMNVVIIGGNECMKCQYQCICKEFRCKAKIFFNSEGHLTDRIGNPDLIVLFTNPVAHGMARAAKNKAAQNNIPLIQSHCGSGTALKNILKNRLEPGL, from the coding sequence ATGCATCTTTTGGTAAAATATACTCTAATAATACATAGTAAACATATGGTATTAGTAATATATAATATAAATGATCGGGAGCTTGATATGAATGTGGTAATAATAGGCGGAAACGAGTGTATGAAATGTCAATACCAATGCATATGCAAGGAGTTCCGCTGCAAGGCAAAAATTTTTTTTAATTCTGAGGGGCACTTAACTGATCGTATTGGGAATCCCGACTTAATTGTCCTTTTTACCAATCCGGTTGCGCATGGTATGGCGCGGGCTGCAAAAAACAAGGCAGCGCAGAACAATATTCCCCTTATACAGTCCCACTGCGGAAGTGGGACTGCGTTGAAGAATATATTAAAAAATCGACTAGAACCGGGTTTATAA
- a CDS encoding O-acetylhomoserine aminocarboxypropyltransferase/cysteine synthase family protein has protein sequence MPDSNYHFDTLKIRAAYDPAQHNQAVSPPIYQTAAYEFRDTKNADGLFALTEAGFLYTRVNNPTVDVLERRVAALDGGSGAIALASGMAAISYTLLTLAEGGGRILTSPYLYGGSADAFRRIFPNFNIHIDQSPNIDDITALEKDIKSDTKAIFVESVSNPTGVVADIEALANLAHKHGIPLVVDNTFATPYLLQPIKYGADIVVYSATKALNGHGNVIAGIIVESGHFPWTNGKFPQLEQTEYVLRDRATGKERNFLEAAPDAPFVTRIRLTYLNYFGAALGPFDAYLALIGIETLSERLDKQVSNAKKIVAWLEKNPHVAWVKYAGIPSNPYYKLAQKYLPKGGAGNFFLRF, from the coding sequence ATGCCGGATTCTAATTATCACTTCGATACCCTAAAAATACGGGCCGCCTACGATCCCGCTCAACACAACCAGGCTGTTTCACCGCCTATTTACCAGACTGCAGCCTATGAATTCCGGGACACGAAAAATGCCGATGGCCTTTTTGCATTGACCGAAGCGGGTTTTCTCTACACCCGGGTAAACAACCCCACGGTGGATGTGCTGGAACGGCGGGTTGCAGCACTGGACGGGGGCAGCGGGGCCATTGCCCTGGCGTCCGGCATGGCGGCCATATCCTACACCCTCCTTACCCTGGCGGAAGGGGGCGGCCGTATCCTGACCAGCCCCTACCTCTACGGCGGCAGCGCCGACGCCTTCCGGAGGATCTTCCCCAATTTCAATATCCACATCGACCAGTCCCCCAATATTGATGATATTACGGCCCTGGAAAAGGATATCAAGAGCGATACCAAGGCTATATTTGTAGAATCCGTGAGCAACCCCACCGGGGTGGTGGCGGATATTGAGGCCCTGGCCAATCTGGCCCACAAGCACGGTATTCCCCTGGTGGTGGACAATACCTTCGCCACCCCCTATCTTCTCCAGCCCATCAAGTACGGCGCCGATATTGTGGTCTATTCCGCCACCAAGGCTCTGAACGGCCACGGTAACGTGATTGCAGGTATAATAGTAGAATCCGGCCATTTCCCCTGGACTAACGGAAAATTCCCCCAGTTGGAACAGACGGAATATGTGCTGCGGGATCGTGCCACAGGAAAGGAACGGAATTTCCTGGAGGCAGCTCCGGATGCGCCCTTCGTAACCCGTATCCGCCTGACCTATCTTAACTACTTCGGTGCAGCCCTGGGGCCCTTTGACGCCTACCTTGCCCTTATCGGCATTGAGACCCTCTCGGAACGGCTGGACAAACAGGTTTCCAATGCAAAAAAGATTGTAGCCTGGCTGGAAAAAAACCCCCATGTGGCTTGGGTAAAATATGCCGGGATACCCTCCAACCCCTATTATAAGCTGGCCCAAAAATATCTTCCCAAGGGGGGCGCCGGGAATTTTTTCCTTCGGTTTTAA
- a CDS encoding DUF4418 family protein produces MYKRLITGIPFIVLGILIAIGPITIFPVCEIRDVIMKCHWTARAELGVGLSIAVLGILTLFFESKIFGLSAGVFINGILVLLFPTVLIGVCAHPRASCHMLALPALLVLGSITIVVAALNGFFVLKKSGLFKKGSGL; encoded by the coding sequence ATGTATAAGCGATTGATTACCGGAATCCCATTTATCGTCCTGGGAATTTTAATTGCCATCGGGCCTATAACGATTTTTCCGGTCTGTGAGATACGGGATGTGATTATGAAATGCCATTGGACGGCCCGGGCGGAATTGGGAGTTGGGTTGAGTATTGCTGTTTTAGGGATATTAACTCTGTTTTTTGAATCGAAAATTTTCGGCTTGAGTGCCGGTGTATTTATAAACGGTATTCTTGTACTGCTCTTTCCTACGGTGTTAATCGGAGTTTGCGCCCATCCACGGGCGTCCTGCCATATGCTTGCTTTGCCTGCATTGCTTGTCCTGGGTAGCATTACTATTGTTGTTGCGGCATTGAATGGGTTTTTTGTTCTCAAAAAATCAGGTCTCTTTAAAAAAGGAAGTGGTTTATGA
- a CDS encoding ABC transporter substrate-binding protein yields the protein MKRVFAVVAGVLLLSSVVFAGGKKDGDQYPYGSFDIGYGGSTCGSPTSIASLKGFFAEEGVNITLVSGSTFEAERAALAAGKTIIENGDFQYFPGVYNGLDVKLIAGLHEGCIKILVPANSPIRTLADLKGKTIAVDEIGGTPMSVASVAAGSVGIDPQTEIIWVPYPNDQIVQSVEKGEVDVAALWDPFATTLENTGNYRVLVDISEHPLFKDRACCFLFASGKVVRENPGAVAAALRGYHKAVAWIGANPGEAAQLLVSNKSVATEDVALVTGLLGHYHYDQHSGQAANERAKDDAVYFAQKLTEIGYLPTDLNVQKFVDDIYVDIFALEAAAKKK from the coding sequence ATGAAACGTGTATTTGCGGTAGTGGCAGGGGTGCTTTTGCTCTCCTCAGTGGTATTTGCCGGTGGGAAAAAGGATGGAGATCAATATCCTTATGGTTCCTTTGATATCGGGTACGGGGGATCAACCTGTGGATCCCCTACATCCATAGCCAGCCTGAAGGGCTTTTTTGCGGAAGAAGGGGTTAATATTACCCTGGTGAGCGGCAGCACCTTTGAGGCTGAGCGGGCGGCCCTGGCGGCGGGAAAGACAATCATCGAAAACGGTGATTTTCAATATTTCCCCGGGGTTTACAATGGGCTTGATGTAAAACTTATCGCTGGCCTGCACGAAGGATGCATAAAGATCCTGGTTCCCGCCAACTCTCCCATAAGAACCCTGGCGGATCTGAAGGGAAAAACCATTGCGGTTGATGAAATCGGCGGAACCCCCATGTCGGTAGCCTCGGTTGCCGCGGGGAGCGTGGGGATTGATCCCCAGACCGAGATTATCTGGGTACCCTATCCCAACGACCAGATCGTCCAATCCGTGGAAAAAGGCGAAGTTGATGTAGCCGCCCTTTGGGATCCCTTTGCCACGACCCTGGAGAATACGGGAAATTATCGGGTCCTGGTTGATATCAGCGAGCACCCCCTGTTCAAGGACAGGGCCTGCTGCTTCCTCTTTGCCTCCGGTAAGGTGGTGCGGGAAAATCCCGGCGCCGTGGCCGCAGCGCTCCGGGGCTACCACAAGGCGGTTGCCTGGATAGGCGCTAACCCCGGTGAAGCGGCGCAGCTTCTTGTCAGCAATAAGTCCGTGGCCACTGAAGACGTAGCCTTGGTAACCGGTCTGCTTGGGCACTATCACTACGATCAGCACTCAGGCCAGGCGGCGAATGAGCGGGCCAAGGATGATGCGGTGTATTTTGCCCAGAAATTAACCGAAATTGGGTATTTGCCGACAGATTTGAATGTACAGAAATTTGTTGATGATATATACGTCGATATCTTCGCCCTGGAAGCGGCGGCGAAAAAGAAATAA
- a CDS encoding ABC transporter ATP-binding protein has translation MAVQNTVLEVTGLTKEYKRGPGGFNAVDHANLTVSKGSFVSIIGRSGSGKSTFLNMVAGLMRPTSGVVTIEGRNIFSLNDGDSSLLRNARIGYVPQGQSLLSGLTALDNVRLPFYLFKREGSNTAKAMALLDTVGIGHLAKSYPRQLSGGELRRVSIARALINDPALLIADEPTGDLDIDTTLEIMKLFSRIVQTGTAILLVTHELDTIGYGQSVYEMAAGVLREKSFPGYVTSAHIRFPD, from the coding sequence ATGGCAGTTCAAAATACGGTTCTGGAAGTTACGGGGCTGACAAAGGAATACAAGCGGGGACCTGGGGGTTTTAATGCGGTGGACCACGCGAATTTAACCGTTTCAAAGGGCAGCTTTGTCAGCATAATCGGCCGTTCCGGAAGCGGGAAAAGTACATTCCTGAATATGGTTGCAGGTTTGATGCGTCCAACATCGGGTGTTGTTACGATTGAAGGCAGGAATATTTTTTCATTGAATGACGGAGATAGTTCGCTGTTACGGAACGCCAGGATCGGTTATGTGCCCCAGGGACAGAGCCTGCTGTCCGGCCTCACGGCGCTTGATAATGTACGGCTTCCATTCTATCTTTTTAAGAGGGAGGGGAGTAATACCGCAAAGGCCATGGCTCTATTGGATACGGTAGGTATTGGCCATTTGGCGAAGAGTTATCCCCGGCAGCTTTCAGGAGGGGAACTCCGGCGGGTATCTATCGCCCGGGCCCTTATTAATGATCCTGCGCTTCTTATTGCCGATGAACCCACCGGCGATTTAGACATAGATACGACCCTTGAAATAATGAAACTTTTCAGCCGGATCGTACAAACAGGAACGGCTATCCTTTTGGTTACCCATGAACTGGATACCATCGGCTATGGACAATCGGTATATGAAATGGCGGCAGGGGTCCTTAGGGAAAAATCATTCCCCGGATACGTTACTTCCGCCCATATTCGCTTTCCTGATTGA
- a CDS encoding ABC transporter permease, whose protein sequence is MKEKPLSVGSLSLTNLTNKPVRTVCLVIVVAILAFILFGGSILASSLQNGMDVMKRRFGADLMVVPAGYQAKTEAILLRGEINYFYFNDSVIRDIAQIEGVVQVSPQFFLTSLSSECCDEPVQLIAFDPATDFVIQPWIAELPSDSRDSRDSIGDGQLIIGSEIMANHHNAIKFFNYNYPVAAQLSKTAMGFDTSIFMTMNTMRLMMDNAHKEHLTFIADNEGEGAISAVLVRLDNGYDAETVALDIKKSINGVDVIVSHRMFAHIAEALNGLVGYIGTFSVVLWFVAIVVLAAVFSGSINERKKEFAILRVLGATRKKLAYIVLTESCLAGIFGGTIGIILASLIVFPFSPYISYRLGLPLIRPHMGNILFLLLSSLVFAFAAGPLSAVYSAVKISGTETYFTLREGE, encoded by the coding sequence ATGAAAGAAAAGCCCCTTTCTGTGGGTAGTTTATCCCTTACCAATTTAACAAATAAGCCTGTTCGTACTGTCTGTCTTGTTATTGTGGTGGCAATTCTGGCATTTATTTTATTTGGCGGTTCAATCCTTGCTTCAAGCCTGCAGAACGGTATGGATGTAATGAAAAGGCGTTTTGGGGCGGACCTGATGGTAGTTCCTGCAGGGTACCAGGCAAAAACAGAAGCAATTTTACTGCGGGGAGAGATTAACTATTTCTATTTTAATGATTCGGTTATCCGGGATATTGCCCAGATTGAGGGAGTTGTACAGGTTTCCCCCCAATTTTTTCTTACTTCCCTTTCCTCTGAATGCTGCGACGAACCGGTGCAGTTAATCGCCTTTGATCCGGCAACGGATTTTGTAATCCAGCCCTGGATTGCCGAATTGCCCAGCGACAGCCGCGATAGCCGCGATAGCATTGGGGATGGACAACTGATTATCGGCAGTGAAATCATGGCGAATCACCATAACGCTATAAAATTTTTTAACTATAATTATCCCGTGGCGGCGCAGCTTTCAAAAACTGCCATGGGCTTCGATACGTCGATTTTTATGACCATGAATACGATGCGGCTGATGATGGACAATGCACATAAGGAACACCTTACCTTCATTGCCGATAATGAAGGGGAGGGGGCAATTTCAGCGGTTCTGGTACGCCTGGACAATGGCTATGACGCGGAAACGGTTGCCTTGGATATTAAAAAGAGTATTAATGGTGTTGATGTTATCGTTTCCCATAGGATGTTTGCCCATATCGCCGAAGCCCTAAACGGTCTTGTGGGCTATATCGGGACTTTTTCCGTAGTTCTTTGGTTTGTTGCGATTGTTGTTTTAGCGGCGGTGTTTTCCGGCAGTATTAATGAACGAAAAAAAGAATTCGCCATCCTGCGGGTCCTGGGGGCGACACGGAAAAAATTAGCGTACATCGTTTTGACCGAATCATGTTTAGCGGGAATATTTGGGGGGACAATTGGAATTATATTGGCATCCCTGATAGTATTTCCCTTCAGCCCCTATATCAGTTACCGTTTAGGATTACCCCTAATCCGGCCGCATATGGGTAATATACTTTTTCTTTTGCTTTCCAGCCTGGTTTTTGCCTTTGCTGCTGGACCCCTTTCTGCAGTATATTCAGCGGTAAAAATCAGCGGGACGGAAACCTACTTTACCCTGCGTGAGGGTGAATAA
- a CDS encoding ABC transporter permease, whose protein sequence is MAKQKWYNDPKIAEDTVYWKPKTQVWFWAAVLAFAAALAVNVFIPSVEDVKLPGAYHTILGALLAALLLLYFFTLGKPDFRKKLYHKAQFIFAGGVVLAIWELLTTKSAIFPLPYFPGMSGIFSVMYDDRLLLLRSTLFSMRLFFVGMITGTLLGLATGILIGWNRQWDYWLSPIIKVTGIIPAVAWLPVALAILPTSFTTGVFLIFISSWFPVSSMMAAGIIATPKSFFDVAKTLGADNRFLLFRIAIPHAMPSMFTGIMTATAFSFTTLIVSEMVGAKAGLGFYINWAKGWGAYSKVYAAIIIIAVEFALILALIGAIRSYVLRWQRGILK, encoded by the coding sequence GTGGCAAAGCAGAAGTGGTATAATGACCCGAAAATAGCGGAGGATACTGTCTACTGGAAGCCAAAAACGCAGGTCTGGTTCTGGGCTGCGGTTTTGGCCTTTGCTGCGGCCCTGGCAGTAAATGTGTTTATCCCATCGGTGGAGGACGTCAAGCTGCCCGGGGCTTACCATACAATTCTTGGCGCCCTTTTGGCAGCGCTGTTGCTTTTGTATTTCTTCACCCTTGGAAAGCCTGATTTCCGCAAGAAACTGTACCATAAGGCGCAGTTTATTTTTGCAGGGGGCGTAGTCCTGGCAATATGGGAACTGCTCACCACCAAGAGCGCTATTTTCCCCTTACCCTATTTTCCGGGTATGTCGGGAATTTTCAGCGTGATGTACGATGACCGGCTCCTGCTGCTGCGGAGCACCCTTTTTTCGATGCGTCTCTTTTTTGTGGGGATGATCACCGGTACGCTCCTGGGGCTTGCCACGGGGATACTCATCGGCTGGAACCGTCAGTGGGATTACTGGCTGTCCCCCATTATTAAGGTTACGGGGATCATCCCCGCAGTAGCGTGGCTGCCGGTAGCGCTGGCCATACTGCCCACCAGTTTTACTACCGGTGTATTTTTGATTTTTATTTCATCCTGGTTTCCCGTTTCCTCCATGATGGCCGCGGGGATCATTGCCACTCCAAAATCATTTTTTGATGTGGCGAAAACCCTGGGGGCGGATAACCGGTTTCTTTTGTTTCGTATCGCCATACCCCACGCCATGCCCAGCATGTTTACGGGAATCATGACCGCCACCGCCTTTTCTTTTACCACCCTGATTGTGTCGGAAATGGTGGGCGCCAAGGCAGGGCTGGGATTCTACATCAACTGGGCCAAGGGCTGGGGCGCATACTCAAAGGTGTACGCCGCCATCATTATTATCGCCGTAGAATTTGCACTTATCCTTGCGCTCATCGGCGCTATACGCAGTTATGTTCTTCGCTGGCAAAGGGGGATTTTGAAATGA
- a CDS encoding ABC transporter ATP-binding protein: MSDALAKDTLIDIKKVNRIYRDTNGNPLYALKDIDLEIAKGEFVSIVGPSGCGKTTLLRLIAGLDRPQSGTLAIDGQEIAGPSHEQGYVFQQSTLFPWASVHDNVAMGLKARGVYQGQEGRVRNYIDMIGLTGFEKSYPHEISGGMAQRVAIIRALINEPKVLLLDEPLGALDAFKRIELQALLLDVWNKTNTTMVMVTHDVDEAIALSTRIVIMTPRPGQITDIFDVNLGETRDRNNDDFIVLRKKILEVLHLAISQPQVEYNL, encoded by the coding sequence ATGAGCGATGCTTTAGCTAAGGATACCTTAATTGATATAAAAAAGGTTAACCGGATATACCGGGATACCAACGGCAATCCCCTGTATGCGTTAAAGGATATTGATCTGGAAATTGCTAAGGGTGAATTTGTTTCCATCGTGGGTCCATCCGGCTGCGGTAAGACCACCCTGCTCAGGCTCATCGCCGGGCTTGACCGCCCTCAATCGGGGACGCTTGCCATTGACGGGCAGGAAATTGCCGGACCCAGCCATGAACAGGGCTATGTTTTTCAACAGTCCACCCTGTTCCCCTGGGCTTCGGTCCATGACAATGTTGCCATGGGGCTTAAAGCCCGGGGCGTGTACCAGGGACAGGAGGGCCGGGTACGGAATTATATTGATATGATTGGCCTTACGGGGTTTGAAAAATCCTACCCCCATGAAATCTCCGGAGGTATGGCCCAGCGGGTCGCCATAATCCGGGCCCTGATAAATGAGCCCAAGGTACTGCTTCTGGATGAGCCCCTGGGCGCTTTGGACGCCTTTAAGCGGATAGAGCTTCAGGCCCTGTTACTTGATGTATGGAACAAAACCAATACCACCATGGTTATGGTTACCCATGATGTGGACGAGGCCATAGCCCTGAGCACCCGTATTGTGATCATGACCCCACGGCCGGGTCAAATTACCGACATATTCGACGTGAACCTTGGGGAAACCCGGGATCGGAACAACGATGATTTTATTGTCCTGCGGAAGAAGATCCTGGAAGTGCTGCATCTGGCAATCTCCCAGCCCCAGGTGGAGTACAATCTCTAG
- a CDS encoding glycyl radical protein has product MGNYFGNLTSRMSRFRLELLNAKPQVCVERAKITTNVYRENMDQPLAIRRALMLKNVLEKMSIYIEDETLIVGNQAASNRSAPIFPEYAMDWVIDELDKFDQRDGDRFYITEENKEALRTIAPFWEHNTVKDRGLAAMPASARVFYDLGIIKAEGNITSGDAHLAVDYKRVLAEGLLEYKRRSAEKLNSLDLTDYKNLHKSYFYRGIIITMDAVIAFAKRYADLAATMAETEKNDGRRKELLEIARILVKVPAHGAETFYEAVQALWLVHLVLQIESNGHSLSYGRMDQYLYPYYQKDIDAARTTEETACELLTNLWMKTFTINKIRSWSHTRFSAGSPLYQNVTIGGQILENDSPHDAVNPLSFLILKSVARTKLPQPNLTVRYHQKLDPQFLKDCIEVVRLGFGMPAFNSDEIIIPSFLEKGIAKPDAYNYSAIGCVEVAVPGKWGYRVTGMSFLNFPKSLLIAMNDGIDIESGKKVCEGIGHFTSWKNYDDVKKAWDKIIREFTRQCVIIDSCADTVLERDTADIFCSALCDDCIERGLNLKEGGAVYDFISDLQVGIANLADSLAAIKKCVFEDKSVGTEELWDALQNNFAGNEGERIRKLLIAAPKYGNDDDYVDLLVRGAYDVYIDEMKKYHNTRYGRGPIGGIYYAGTSSISANVPQGAGTTATPDGRKAGEPLAEGCSPSHSMDRHGPTAVFKSVSKLPTSEITGGVLLNQKVTPAMLETEENREKLIFLLHAFFARLGGFHVQFNVVSRETLLDAQINPEKHRDLIVRVAGYSAFFNVLSRQTQDDIIERTEQII; this is encoded by the coding sequence ATGGGTAACTATTTCGGAAATCTGACAAGCAGGATGAGCCGGTTCCGGCTGGAACTGTTGAACGCAAAACCCCAGGTCTGTGTGGAGCGGGCCAAAATAACCACAAACGTCTATCGGGAAAATATGGATCAGCCCCTGGCGATACGGCGGGCGCTGATGCTTAAAAATGTCCTCGAAAAGATGAGCATTTATATAGAAGATGAAACCCTTATTGTGGGGAATCAGGCTGCAAGTAACCGCTCCGCCCCCATATTCCCCGAATACGCCATGGACTGGGTCATTGATGAACTTGATAAATTTGACCAGCGGGACGGGGACCGGTTTTACATAACGGAAGAAAACAAAGAAGCCCTCCGCACCATAGCCCCCTTCTGGGAACATAATACCGTAAAAGACCGGGGGCTTGCCGCCATGCCCGCATCGGCACGGGTTTTTTATGACCTGGGGATTATCAAGGCCGAGGGGAATATCACTTCCGGGGATGCCCACCTGGCGGTGGATTATAAGCGTGTGCTGGCGGAGGGCCTTCTTGAATACAAGCGGCGGTCGGCAGAAAAGCTGAACAGCCTGGATCTCACGGATTATAAAAATCTCCATAAATCGTATTTCTACCGGGGTATAATCATCACCATGGATGCGGTAATTGCCTTTGCCAAGCGCTACGCCGATCTGGCGGCAACAATGGCGGAGACTGAAAAAAACGACGGCCGCCGGAAGGAACTGCTTGAAATAGCCCGCATCCTTGTAAAGGTTCCTGCCCACGGCGCAGAGACTTTCTACGAAGCGGTACAGGCGCTGTGGCTTGTCCATCTGGTACTCCAGATAGAAAGCAACGGCCATTCCCTTTCATACGGAAGGATGGATCAGTATCTCTATCCCTATTATCAAAAAGATATCGATGCCGCTCGTACTACCGAAGAAACCGCCTGCGAACTCCTGACCAACCTATGGATGAAAACCTTTACGATCAACAAAATACGCAGCTGGTCCCATACCCGGTTTTCCGCCGGGAGCCCCCTATACCAAAACGTGACCATAGGCGGACAGATCCTTGAAAATGATTCCCCCCATGATGCGGTAAATCCCCTCTCCTTCCTTATTCTGAAAAGTGTGGCCCGGACCAAATTACCCCAGCCAAATCTGACGGTACGGTATCACCAGAAACTTGACCCGCAGTTTCTTAAGGACTGCATAGAAGTGGTGCGCCTCGGCTTCGGTATGCCCGCCTTTAACAGCGATGAGATCATCATCCCCTCTTTTTTGGAAAAGGGGATCGCCAAACCGGATGCGTACAATTACAGTGCCATCGGCTGTGTAGAAGTCGCCGTACCGGGCAAGTGGGGCTACCGGGTAACCGGTATGAGTTTTCTCAATTTTCCCAAGTCCCTGTTAATTGCTATGAACGACGGCATAGATATTGAAAGCGGCAAAAAAGTGTGCGAAGGCATCGGACATTTTACCTCATGGAAGAACTATGATGATGTAAAAAAAGCATGGGACAAGATTATTCGTGAGTTTACCCGTCAGTGCGTCATCATTGACTCCTGCGCCGATACGGTTCTGGAACGGGATACCGCCGACATATTCTGTTCCGCGCTCTGCGACGACTGTATCGAGCGGGGGCTTAACTTAAAAGAAGGGGGCGCGGTCTACGATTTTATCAGCGACCTCCAGGTAGGCATCGCAAACCTTGCCGACAGTCTTGCGGCGATTAAAAAATGCGTATTCGAGGACAAATCCGTCGGCACAGAAGAACTGTGGGACGCGCTGCAAAACAACTTTGCGGGTAATGAGGGGGAACGTATACGGAAACTCCTCATCGCCGCACCCAAGTACGGTAACGATGATGACTACGTGGATTTGCTCGTGCGTGGAGCCTATGACGTTTATATTGACGAAATGAAAAAATATCATAATACCCGCTACGGACGCGGGCCAATCGGCGGTATTTATTATGCCGGTACTTCGTCCATTTCGGCGAATGTTCCCCAGGGCGCCGGTACAACGGCGACCCCCGACGGACGAAAAGCGGGGGAACCCTTGGCGGAAGGATGTTCACCCAGCCATAGTATGGACCGGCATGGTCCTACGGCGGTCTTTAAGTCTGTGTCCAAGCTGCCTACCTCGGAAATCACCGGCGGTGTTTTGCTCAATCAAAAAGTAACCCCGGCCATGTTGGAAACCGAAGAAAACCGGGAAAAACTCATCTTTCTACTCCATGCTTTTTTTGCCCGGCTCGGCGGTTTCCATGTTCAGTTTAATGTGGTATCCAGGGAGACTCTGCTGGATGCCCAGATCAACCCAGAAAAGCATCGGGATCTCATCGTCCGGGTGGCGGGTTACAGCGCCTTCTTCAACGTCCTTTCCCGTCAGACCCAGGACGATATTATTGAAAGAACAGAGCAGATTATTTAA